Below is a window of Leuconostoc gasicomitatum LMG 18811 DNA.
GTAAGACGTTTTAAAAATGGTCGATAAATTAGCAAAGAGACGCTAAAAATGAGAATGGCAAGTATCGTTGATCGGATTGGTGTGGCACTTGCAAGGGTAGGAAGTAACATATTTGGCAAATTATTAGGTGTAATAAAAATTGCAGGTTGCACAATATGCCCTGCTATAGCGACATAACTGATTAACATACTAGTGATATTAACGAGTAGCATGGGCACTAACATAAGGGGTCTGAGAAACATTGGGAGCCCAGCATAGAGTAGATAGTTATTATCAAACAAACTAGGAAACCATGATAAAATACTTAATCGTTTATATTTTTTTGATATTGTAAATAACAATAAAATATTAAGTGCTAAGGTATTACCAACACCACCAAATAAAGTAAACGCACCATAAATGCTATACAAATTTTCAGGGAAAGGGAGGGGGGAGGTGGCTAAACCATGAGTTAGAAATTTATCTAAATTTGAGATCATAGCATTAAATGATGTCTGATTGCTAGAAAGTTCAGAAGGAAGTGAAAAGCCAACTATAAATAGTAATGGCGATAAAATTGAAATTAGTAGTAACCCAGAAAAAGTTGTAAAAAAATTTTTAGATAATAGATTTGAGATGATGGTTGTTATACTCGACAGATGTAATCCGATATGAAGTAATAGGCTAGCAAAGATCATTGTTGTAGCCCATAGTAAATATTTTAGACTAAAAGGAGAGGTAGTTGTTTTAAGACGACGATAATACCAATAATATGTAAAACAGCTTAACAAAGTGAAAAGTGTTACTAATAAGTAGTGGATGGCCGTATTTGTGGTTGACTGATTTTTTGCAAACAGTAACATATAAATTGCAATAAAGTTAGTTATAATAGGTAGTGTCGTATTTTCAATGCCTTTTTGAGTTAAATAGTGATATGTTAAGCCGATAACGAAAATCATAGTGACAGCAACGTCAAGATTTTGTATGATAAACATTAACTGATCGGAGACGCTATCTGGTATTATTGGATAGTCGTAAAAAATGTTTGCGAGCAAAGCATCAGGAGAAATAGCTAACTTAAAAAAAAGTCGACAATAAATATCGATTGCCAAAATTGGCACAGATTGTTGCATAGCAATTGATATGGCCTGCAGAAAAGGGCGATGATATAAGGCCTCATCCAAATTTTGAACGGTATTGATTAAACGATTGAGCATGGTGCCTCCAGAGCTTTCAAAAAAATTTGTGCTGTAATAACAGGACTATACATAAAAAATGTTTGTGTTATAATAATGACTATGAATGTTTTTTACTACTACAGCAAAGTACTATTTGATTATACATTAAATCACAGATACGGGGGTAACGTGAAATGATTAAACAATTTTTTCAGCGGCCGATTGTTAATTTTATTAGTCGGACGCTATTTTATTTTATAATTATTTTAGTGTTGATATACCTTTACAGCTACTCAGGCGTGGGTGAAGGTCACTTTATTTATAACGAATTCTAAATTAGGAAAATTAATATGATTATTAAAAATATCATGACAGCGATTGATACAATTGCAGAAACGCAAGGGCATACAATTGCTTATGATGAATTGGGAAATACACACACATACGAACAGCTTAAAAAGTATTCGGATAGCCTAGCATCATTTATAGAGAACTTGCATGTTGCTGATAAAGCACCAATTATGGTTTATGGGGGACAGCAGTTTGACATGATTGCCAGTTTCTTAGGCAGTGTCAAAGCGGGCCATGCCTACGTGCCGGTTGATGTTAATTCAGCTGATGAGCGCTTAACAGATATCATCGAGATTGGGCAACCAGCGCTAATTATTGCTGTTGATGAATTACCAATCGAAGTTGCGGATGTAACAGTCATCAATAAAACCCAATTGACCGAGATATTTAATACAGGCAATGCGTTTAAAATGACCCAGCCTGTTGTTGGTGATGAGAACTTTTATATTATCTTTACATCGGGCACAACTGGTAAACCAAAAGGTGTTCAAATTTCGCATGATAATCTTGTGAGCTTTGCGAGTTGGATGTTAGGTGAAACCTTTGATTGGCAATCTGGTAGCAATGTCTTATCACAACCGCCATATTCATTTGATTTATCAGTGATGGATTGGATTCCAACGTTATTAGCAAAAGGTACTCTGAAGGCTCTACCAAAAGAATCGGCTGACGATTTTAAAGCATTGTTTAAAATATTGCCTAGTCTTCAGTTGAATAAGTGGGTATCAACCCCATCTTTTGCTGATGTCGCGTTACTTGATCCAGAATTTAAACAACAAAATCACCCCAATCTTAATGCCTTCTTCTTCTGTGGCGAAGTATTAACATCAACAACAGCACAAAAGCTGCTTGACCGTTTTCCAGATGCAAAGGTTTATAATACTTATGGACCAACTGAAGCAACTGTTGCGGTTACTGGCTTACAAATTACACAAGATGTTATTGCAAGTTATGATAAGATG
It encodes the following:
- a CDS encoding PTS sugar transporter subunit IIC, with the protein product MLNRLINTVQNLDEALYHRPFLQAISIAMQQSVPILAIDIYCRLFFKLAISPDALLANIFYDYPIIPDSVSDQLMFIIQNLDVAVTMIFVIGLTYHYLTQKGIENTTLPIITNFIAIYMLLFAKNQSTTNTAIHYLLVTLFTLLSCFTYYWYYRRLKTTTSPFSLKYLLWATTMIFASLLLHIGLHLSSITTIISNLLSKNFFTTFSGLLLISILSPLLFIVGFSLPSELSSNQTSFNAMISNLDKFLTHGLATSPLPFPENLYSIYGAFTLFGGVGNTLALNILLLFTISKKYKRLSILSWFPSLFDNNYLLYAGLPMFLRPLMLVPMLLVNITSMLISYVAIAGHIVQPAIFITPNNLPNMLLPTLASATPIRSTILAILIFSVSLLIYRPFLKRLTTEVTHEK
- a CDS encoding teichoic acid D-Ala incorporation-associated protein DltX — its product is MIKQFFQRPIVNFISRTLFYFIIILVLIYLYSYSGVGEGHFIYNEF
- the dltA gene encoding D-alanine--poly(phosphoribitol) ligase subunit DltA — its product is MIIKNIMTAIDTIAETQGHTIAYDELGNTHTYEQLKKYSDSLASFIENLHVADKAPIMVYGGQQFDMIASFLGSVKAGHAYVPVDVNSADERLTDIIEIGQPALIIAVDELPIEVADVTVINKTQLTEIFNTGNAFKMTQPVVGDENFYIIFTSGTTGKPKGVQISHDNLVSFASWMLGETFDWQSGSNVLSQPPYSFDLSVMDWIPTLLAKGTLKALPKESADDFKALFKILPSLQLNKWVSTPSFADVALLDPEFKQQNHPNLNAFFFCGEVLTSTTAQKLLDRFPDAKVYNTYGPTEATVAVTGLQITQDVIASYDKMPIGYVKSDTKIMIQDSDGIAVSEDEAGEIVIVGPSVSKGYLNNPEKTAATFTVIDGQQAYKTGDLATRDVNGLLHYKGRSDFQIKLHGFRIELEEVAQQLQQSQWVEQAVAVPRYDADGKVKQLLAIIVAKNNTFEKPILLTNAIKSELENIMMPYMVPSRFMYREALPLTPNGKIDLKGLISEVNNNA